In Myxococcales bacterium, the genomic window GTCATGATCGCGACGTAGACCGCCACGAACAGTGCCACGGCCACCCAGAACGGGCTCAGACCGAAGATCACGTGGCTCGCAGCTGCAGCCTCGCCATGCATCATGCTGCTCCGTCAGGAAGGCACGAGCGCAGCGAGTACGTCGTGCGTCGCGACCACTCCCACCAGGCGGCCAGTCGCCGGATCCACGACAGGGATGTTGTTCGCACCGCGGTACAGGAGGTGCACCAGCTCGAAGGGGGAAGCGTCCGGTGCGGCTATGAGGTCGGGTTTGACCATGAAGTCTTTGACCGGCAATTGGGCGATCTCCGCCATCCGCTCACGCACCTCGTCGATGCTGTCCGACATGAAACGCAGGTCGGGCACTCCGGTTCCGATCAGCACCGCCTTCGGCAGCAGGTTCGCGTACAAACGCTGCAGCTTGAACATCCCGACGAGTTTCCCCTTGGCGTCCACGACAGGAAGATCGGTGGCCTGCCCGTGGAGCATCAGGGCAGCGGCTTCTGCCACCGTGTCAGTTGGGGCCAGCTGCCTGAACGACGTCCGGAAAAGGGTTGCGGTGCTCATGACACTCAGCTCTTTCGCGTTGGCTTGGTGGAGAACGAGCGCCCAGCCTGCCGACGCTCATACCAACACGCCGATCAGTGCGCCAGCCGCCCGGCGGACCCACGCGCGCAAGAAACTCGCGCCGCCCGAGCCGGCCTCGAGTCGCGGGCGCCGCGGGGACTGGCTCCGTCGCTTTGGGCCCGCCGGGGTCATCAAACAGCACCGCCTCGCCCTGAAAGCCCCGGGAACTTCGCACCAGCACGGTCGACGGGAGATTGGTCAGCAGCTGGTTCATGCGTTCCATGAACGCCTCGGCGGGTTCGTTCCGTGCCGGCAGGCGCAGCCCGATGATGGCGAGATCGACGTCGTGGCTCTCCGCTCGCACGATCTCGGCGATCGAAAGCGCTCCCTGCACGATGACCCGGGGAACCGCGCGCAACCGAGCGTTCTCCAGTACCCTGCGGATGCTCTCTTCGGTGCGGGCACGTTCCGTGTCGGAGCGAACCACCGTGCCGGTTCCTGGTGGGTCAATGGCTGGCTGGATTGGGCGCCAGCCTACCACAGGGTCAGCTCGAGCTGGCCGACGTCGGCTCGCGCTCACACGACCGCCCGCGGCCACCGATCGGGAGCCGCCGTGCAGCACAGCGAGCGCTCGAACGAGTCGCCCGCCACGCCGTCGAGCAACTCAGTCCTGCGAGTCCGCCACCGGGCCGCCGCTCATGTCGAGCACACGAGGTCGGGGCGTGGCGCTCGCGACGTCGCGGTACGGGGGATCGAGCGCCGATGCTTCAGCCAACGTGTTGGCTACTTTCTTGAGATCGACGAC contains:
- a CDS encoding CBS domain-containing protein — translated: MAEAAALMLHGQATDLPVVDAKGKLVGMFKLQRLYANLLPKAVLIGTGVPDLRFMSDSIDEVRERMAEIAQLPVKDFMVKPDLIAAPDASPFELVHLLYRGANNIPVVDPATGRLVGVVATHDVLAALVPS